From the genome of Vulpes lagopus strain Blue_001 chromosome 2, ASM1834538v1, whole genome shotgun sequence, one region includes:
- the EMP3 gene encoding epithelial membrane protein 3: MSLLLLVVSALHILILILLFVATLDKSWWTLPGKESLNLWYDCTWNNDNKTWACSNVSENGWLKAVQVLMVLSLILCCLSFILFMFQLYTMRRGGLFYATGLCQLCTSVAVFTGALIYAIHAEEILAERPPGGSFGYCFALAWVAFPLALASGVIYIHLRKRE; encoded by the exons ATGTCACTCCTTCTGCTGGTGGTCTCTGCCCTTCACATCCTAATTCTCATCCTGCTTTTCGTGGCCACTTTGGACAAG TCCTGGTGGACTCTCCCGGGGAAGGAGTCCCTGAATCTCTGGTATGACTGCACATggaacaatgacaacaaaacGTGGGCCTGCAGTAATGTCAGCGAGAATG GCTGGCTGAAGGCGGTTCAGGTCCTCATGGTGCTTTCCCTCATCCTCTGCTGCCTGTCCTTCATCCTGTTCATGTTCCAGCTGTACACCATGCGGCGAGGAGGGCTCTTCTATGCCACTGGCCTCTGCCAGCTTTGCACCA GCGTGGCGGTGTTTACCGGAGCGCTGATCTACGCCATTCACGCCGAGGAGATCCTGGCGGAGCGCCCGCCGGGGGGCAGCTTCGGTTACTGCTTCGCCCTGGCTTGGGTGGCCTTCCCCCTCGCCCTGGCCAGCGGCGTCATCTACATCCACCTGCGGAAGCGGGAGTGA